The genomic region GTAAAAACTGACTATAAGTGTATTCATGATAGAGCTGTAGAAGCATTGCATTATATTGGAAGAAATCCTAACTGGCAAAGGGAACCAAAAACATTAGAATTATCAAGAGATAGATATCAGATGGAAAGGATTACCCAAAAAGGTTTTACTATTGGATATGTCGTATGGGGAACAACAAAAGAAGGAGCTTTCATAGTCGATGTTTCACCAATTATTGATGCTACAAGATATGATGAAATTTTAGAAGATCTATTAGCTCGATTTGCTGAATTGAATTTCAAAAATGTTACTATCGTTTCTTTACCAGAAGATGATCCATTATATTCGTTAGTAAAAAAATATAACTTTAATTCTTTCTTAAGACAAGTAGAAATGGAAAAAAGAATACACTAATAATAAACCGCGGCCGATTTACTCAACCGCGGTTTTTTTATGCCATTCTCTTCTTAAAATTCCCATTATTATTTCGTCATGATATTTTCCTTCTCTAAATATCTGTTCTCTTAATACTCCTTCAACTTTAAAACCAACCTTTTCATATGATCTTATTGCTCTTTTATTAAAACTAAAAACATGTAACTTTATCTTATTTATATTCATTTCATTAAAAATAAAGCCTACTAATAATTCCATAGCTTCTGTTCCATATCCATTATTTAAAAATGGTTTCCCAAGAAAAATACCAACAGTTGCAACAGAATTTTTCCAATCGACATCATTAATTCCACATCCACCAATATATTTATTATCCTCAATTCTTTCTATAGCAAAACTATATTTACCATTACCCATAGGATTATTACTTTCATACCATTTTTCTTCATCTTCTATTCTAAATGGAAAAGGAATGCCTGGCATCAGATACTTTTTCACCTCATAATCATTGATATATTCTAAAACTTCTTTTAAATCATCTTTAGAATACGCTCTTAATCTTACTTTTTTACCCTCTAACATAAAATCCCTCCCTAAAAAATCAGTTTTTTAAATAGAAGCACAAATATTTGAGAACATTATAACAAATTATAACTCCCATGTCAATTATAAATATTGATTTATTGAAATAAAATGTATTATAAAATTTGCATAATAAATCTCGATCAGACGCTCATTTGCTAATCTGATAAAATCATTCATTTTCAGCTGTCGCTCAGACAACACATCGTGTGTTGCTTCGCTTAAAATCCCATCCTTGGGATTTTAACAGCTACATTCATGATTTTATCAGGCAAATTTCGAGTCTTTTCTCAATTTATTATGAAATTTTATAATAATAGCGAATTATAACCTGAGGTAAGGCTTGAAAATTCCCGAATTAAATATTTGCGTGAGCTGGCAAAAAAACAGGATGTTTTTTTGAGCGAAACCATTGCACGGATGCAATGTTTGAGCGACAGCGGCAAGAAAATATTTAACGAGGAATTAGAATTTTCACCGCCTGAACGAGGGTTATAATTTGTTATTATTAATTCCATATCAACTTCAATAAATCAATATTATTAACAATATGGGATTATAATATTAAAAAATATTGTAGGTTTATATGTTATAATATATCAGAAAAACTTTAGGGAGTGGTTTTATGATTTTTGATACTATTGCCGCCATATCATCACCTTTAGGCACAGGAGCTATATCTGTAATAAGATTAACTGGAAAAAATGTTTTACAGGTTATAGACGATCTTTTTAGCAACAAAAATCCAGAACCCAAGAAGATGTATTATGGCTGGATAAAAGATAAAAATGAAATAATAGATGAAGTAACATGGGTATACCATAAAGGGCCCAAAAGTTATACTGGTGAAGATATGCTAGAAATTTTTGGTCATGGTGGAATTTTAGTTACAAAGAAAATTCTAAATATTATCCTATCAAAAAATATAAGAGAAGCATTACCAGGTGAATTTTCTAAAAGAGCTGTTATGAATAAAAAAATGGATTTAGTAAAGGCCGAAGCTATTAACGAATTAATCCATGCAAATTCCGAATATGCTTTAAAAGCAGCTGCAAATCAAATGGATGGAAAACTTTCAGAAAAAATACAAATTCTAAAAAAAGAATTATTCAATATCGCTGCAAGAATAGAGGTAGAAATGGATTACCCCGACGATTTTGAAGTTGATAACTTTGAATTTCTTAATTCTTTAAACGCCATTAAAGAGGAACTGGAATATCTATATGAAAATGCTGATAACGGCATCTCTGCTATTGAAGGAATTAAAATGGCTATTGTAGGGAAACCAAATGCAGGTAAATCCACCTTATTAAATGCCTTATTAAGAAAAGATAGGGCTATAGTAACAGATATTCCTGGAACAACGCGAGATACTATAGAAGAAAGCTTAAGCATTCGCGGTATATTAATAAAATCTATTGATACTGCTGGGATAAGAAAAACTGATGATATTGTAGAAAAAATTGGGGTAGAAAGATCTTTAAAAGCTATTGAAGAATCTAAACTAATATTATTCGTATTAGATAATTCAACTGGCATAGAAGATTATGACAAAGAAATATATGAAAAAATAAAACAATTTAACAAAGACATCATTATAGTTATTAATAAATCAGATATACATAATAAAGATAACTTTGACATCCCTTGGCAGAATCATGATGTTGTCAGAA from Marinitoga aeolica harbors:
- a CDS encoding GNAT family N-acetyltransferase encodes the protein MLEGKKVRLRAYSKDDLKEVLEYINDYEVKKYLMPGIPFPFRIEDEEKWYESNNPMGNGKYSFAIERIEDNKYIGGCGINDVDWKNSVATVGIFLGKPFLNNGYGTEAMELLVGFIFNEMNINKIKLHVFSFNKRAIRSYEKVGFKVEGVLREQIFREGKYHDEIIMGILRREWHKKTAVE
- the mnmE gene encoding tRNA uridine-5-carboxymethylaminomethyl(34) synthesis GTPase MnmE, giving the protein MIFDTIAAISSPLGTGAISVIRLTGKNVLQVIDDLFSNKNPEPKKMYYGWIKDKNEIIDEVTWVYHKGPKSYTGEDMLEIFGHGGILVTKKILNIILSKNIREALPGEFSKRAVMNKKMDLVKAEAINELIHANSEYALKAAANQMDGKLSEKIQILKKELFNIAARIEVEMDYPDDFEVDNFEFLNSLNAIKEELEYLYENADNGISAIEGIKMAIVGKPNAGKSTLLNALLRKDRAIVTDIPGTTRDTIEESLSIRGILIKSIDTAGIRKTDDIVEKIGVERSLKAIEESKLILFVLDNSTGIEDYDKEIYEKIKQFNKDIIIVINKSDIHNKDNFDIPWQNHDVVRISAATGNIKNLEDLIYNKLKNTVTTNEFTLTNERQKQAVKKAIDSVIKAIEGIELGLTNDAIMFDVRKAIEGLNELTGEDYTETLLDNIFGNFCVGK